Proteins from one Malaya genurostris strain Urasoe2022 chromosome 2, Malgen_1.1, whole genome shotgun sequence genomic window:
- the LOC131427372 gene encoding uncharacterized protein LOC131427372 — MRLVCRNTVGSNLLYRVGLGNSVEFSQAGMNPFLVLVICCAVGNKLHFTRAQQNIFDHASNVLLGAAAKGKEIIDHGVNVKSDRQNSYDFFGLKLGTNNGINSGFGDAATEATPSSAEDDLTRKKRSLDLLRPTGILANSAFGANVYLVTINSVINVNNYGVTTEASATESSKRKRHLRLEDDSPKQLETISDAKDAFDEKNNKMFKFVDYESPQNDKFIRDMRSPVYHPKTIDQKKYGFEHEIGLLRLQPSETQSSDTRILIRSRRSPQESSIETEASTGKPADRPRAERRGGGQPPNTRRRKHHGGPCKKRGLPSDEDVESKSDSPGDDMTSIDSKRKREITEDEKDVFNIDGVDLDRSYSDYSSEVDSTHKSSDEEYVSYEVMYDDEENKKAFQRNKRPPCGRGGNRVTSTAMPANLRRGKRDVLPEEGTEKPASWFSTVLDIIVTSAKQVAAVTRKVFTRDKQGEMEENPDAEKL, encoded by the exons ATGCGCTTAGTGTGCCGAAATACTGTCGGCAGTAATTTATTATACCGTGTGGGGTTGGGAAATAGTGTGGAGTTTTCTCAAGCAGGAATGAATCCTTTTCTGGTGCTAGTTATTTGCTGTGCCGTGGGGAACAAG CTTCATTTCACACGTGCTCAGCAAAACATTTTCGACCATGCCTCAAACGTCTTGCTTGGAGCGGCTGCAAAGGGAAAAGAAATCATCGATCATGGTGTTAATGTAAAATCTGATCGACAGAATAGTTATG attttttcggTTTGAAGTTGGGTACGAACAATGGCATTAATAGCGGATTCGGAGATGCTGCAACGGAAGCAACGCCGAGTAGCGCCGAAGATGACTTGACTCGCAAGAAACGTTCATTAGACTTACTGCGACCGACTGGAATTCTTGCTAACTCCGCCTTTGGTGCTAATGTTTATTTAGTCACTATTAATTCAGTTATTAACGTGAATAACTATGGAGTGACAACGGAAGCAAGCGCTACTGAATCATCGAAGCGAAAAAGACATTTAAGATTAGAGGACGACTCACCAAAGCAGCTAGAAACCATCAGCGACGCAAAAGATGCGttcgatgaaaaaaataataaaatgttcaaattcgTTGACTACGAGTCTCCACAGAATGATAAATTCATACGTGATATGAGATCTCCTGTGTATCACCCGAAAACGATTGATCAGAAGAAATATGGCTTTGAACATGAAATAGGACTGTTAAGATTACAACCATCTGAAACTCAATCCAGCGATACTAGAATTCTTATCCGGTCAAGGCGATCACCTCAAGAATCCAGTATCGAAACAGAAGCTTCAACCGGAAAGCCAGCCGATCGACCTCGTGCAGAACGGCGAGGAGGTGGACAGCCTCCGAATACGAGAAGGCGAAAACATCATGGCGGACCTTGCAAAAAACGGGGGCTGCCATCCGATGAAGATGTAGAAAGTAAATCCGATTCACCTGGAGATGATATGACATCCATAGATTCTAAACGAAAACGTGAAATAACGGAAGACGAGAAAGATGTATTTAACATTGACGGAGTCGATCTGGACCGATCTTACAGTGATTATTCTAGTGAAGTTGATAGTACCCATAAATCGTCTGATGAAGAATATGTAAGCTATGAAGTCATGTATGACGATGAGGAGAACAAGAAGGCGTTTCAACGAAATAAAAGACCACCGTGTGGAAGGGGTGGAAATCGCGTGACATCAACCGCAATGCCAGCAAATTTGCGAAGAGGGAAGAGGGACGTTTTACCGGAAGAGGGCACAGAAAAACCCGCCTCATGGTTCTCTACAGTACTGGATATTATAGTAACTTCTGCTAAACAGGTGGCTGCAGTAACGAGAAAAGTTTTTACCAGAGACAAACAGGGTGAGATGGAGGAAAATCCGGACGCGGAGAAATTGTAA